In Armatimonadia bacterium, the following are encoded in one genomic region:
- a CDS encoding DUF6259 domain-containing protein — translation MRPTRTVLLALSLLVVVPLASCQQVATPNLKCVWSGMTVTELHDSDGTVFAQAKAPATQVVLSRLEGDLTLEAAQVPATVESQPPQRTFAKLSGAGEGTARLSLAPDAGSGDLIVEQEGTSGPGLHDIYWRVQGIPLDYSIIIPGRSGIRLDRNTPGTTQSFTYPQSWEAQFVIIQGRDRGFWIWAEDTEGQFKSLTANRRATGWELVLGTQNLAPFEDKSTIRSVRWHLGTYRGDWTVPASRYRTWAAANFGLVPLAQQRPAWVKDVRAMFICGMDLETLRAIAGVCDPRQTVLYVPSWRRDGYDINYPDYTPLPALEPFLAEAHRLGFRVMLHVNYFGCDLKNPLYETFKPYHVRDAFRKEYQWWIPPSQKKWTDREPTIKFAYINPASRAWRELLVSRLKKLCTDYDVDALHLDQTLCIYNEAAGRVDGMTMVEGNLALHRELREALPEVALSGEGLNEVTFRMEAFAQRHAWGVNHSEGTWNRSQIDCAHPISSFLFCPYTTINGYLGMTSPSNEQYYAAWRQAYVNWGVIPTFAHVGLAQLKDPTGFTRQLLGEIAFFQREKVDPDLYRAWRPDTLFPYRTASGQPVEYVRKDGFALIAGSGPASQVVSQTLTGVSQVTGEGSVSGWPAYNAQGIFGLHTDAWYPFEPQTSRDLAAPHLDRAPSWVTVDGVTSGPDMLAVRTSDAHRVVAWVADLLGTGRSGYTVFGGAGEEQEGELAGSAAGARFTASSRELISLHPPWKGERKDPAIGTASADGTGEVYAVLRVTLPEDGASRFLSGVCLEPGALGEGKSDGVTYIVEATSEGKTLRSQVHTAQATAVPLELDLAPFRGKGIQLRLTVDPGPARNPSFDWARWESPRIEVDRTKAGDLEVVAPPRQDWVAALSSSGTAQLSTLEATRYLVRAPLPGSVYLLKRKPQAVSLPCDLTGCSFSLLFLTQGGQQLTAPQYAAGAVGEASVLGLQRRGFTAHPPNRGRTLMEFPLQMPQRPALFRAEVGLREGSLSDGCLFVVEVSGKEVARKLIVPGQWETLEADLSPWAGKPVVLSVVTDSDKAYDFDWAMWGNPRLEPEPEPAAN, via the coding sequence ATGCGCCCCACCAGGACCGTGCTGCTCGCCCTCAGCCTGCTTGTCGTCGTCCCGCTGGCCTCCTGCCAGCAGGTCGCCACTCCCAACCTGAAGTGCGTCTGGTCCGGCATGACTGTGACCGAGCTGCACGACAGCGACGGAACAGTTTTCGCCCAGGCCAAGGCACCCGCAACGCAGGTCGTACTCTCACGACTTGAGGGTGACCTGACGCTTGAGGCTGCGCAAGTCCCTGCCACAGTGGAGAGCCAGCCACCGCAGAGGACTTTCGCCAAACTCAGCGGCGCCGGGGAGGGCACTGCGCGCCTCAGTCTGGCACCGGATGCGGGCAGTGGTGACCTGATCGTGGAGCAGGAGGGGACCTCGGGTCCAGGGCTCCATGACATCTACTGGCGAGTTCAGGGCATTCCGCTGGACTACTCGATCATCATCCCGGGACGCAGTGGAATCCGTCTCGACCGCAACACCCCGGGCACCACGCAGAGCTTCACCTACCCGCAGAGCTGGGAAGCGCAGTTCGTCATCATCCAGGGGCGTGACCGCGGGTTCTGGATCTGGGCCGAGGATACGGAGGGGCAGTTCAAGAGCCTCACCGCCAACCGGCGTGCGACGGGCTGGGAGCTGGTCCTGGGAACCCAGAACCTGGCTCCCTTTGAGGACAAGTCGACGATCCGCAGCGTCCGCTGGCACCTGGGCACCTACCGCGGAGACTGGACGGTTCCGGCGAGTCGCTACCGCACCTGGGCAGCAGCCAACTTCGGGCTTGTCCCGCTGGCGCAGCAGCGTCCCGCCTGGGTCAAGGACGTGCGGGCGATGTTCATCTGCGGGATGGACCTCGAGACCTTGAGGGCGATCGCCGGTGTCTGCGACCCACGCCAGACGGTGCTCTACGTCCCCAGTTGGCGGCGGGACGGGTACGACATCAACTACCCCGACTACACTCCGCTTCCCGCACTGGAGCCCTTCCTCGCCGAGGCGCACCGGCTTGGCTTCCGGGTCATGCTGCATGTGAACTACTTCGGCTGTGACCTCAAGAACCCGCTCTACGAGACCTTCAAGCCCTACCACGTCCGCGACGCCTTCCGCAAAGAGTACCAGTGGTGGATTCCGCCCAGCCAGAAGAAGTGGACGGACCGCGAGCCCACGATCAAGTTCGCCTACATCAACCCGGCCTCGCGCGCCTGGCGCGAGCTGCTGGTTTCCCGACTGAAGAAGCTGTGCACCGACTACGACGTGGACGCGCTGCACCTGGACCAGACGCTGTGCATCTACAACGAGGCCGCCGGTCGCGTCGACGGCATGACGATGGTAGAGGGCAACCTGGCGCTTCACCGGGAACTACGCGAGGCGCTGCCTGAAGTCGCGCTCTCGGGTGAGGGGCTCAATGAGGTTACCTTCCGTATGGAGGCCTTCGCCCAGCGCCATGCCTGGGGAGTGAACCATTCCGAGGGGACCTGGAACCGCAGCCAGATCGACTGCGCGCACCCCATCTCGTCCTTCCTGTTTTGCCCGTACACCACCATCAACGGCTATCTGGGCATGACCTCGCCGAGCAATGAGCAGTACTACGCCGCATGGCGGCAGGCATACGTGAACTGGGGTGTGATCCCGACCTTCGCGCATGTCGGCCTGGCGCAACTGAAGGACCCCACGGGCTTCACTCGGCAGCTTCTGGGAGAGATCGCCTTCTTCCAGCGGGAGAAGGTTGACCCGGACCTGTACCGCGCCTGGAGGCCGGACACGCTGTTCCCGTATCGCACGGCCTCGGGGCAGCCGGTGGAGTACGTGCGCAAGGATGGTTTCGCGCTGATTGCGGGGAGTGGCCCTGCCTCACAGGTGGTGTCGCAGACGCTCACCGGCGTGAGTCAGGTGACGGGAGAGGGCAGCGTCAGTGGCTGGCCTGCGTACAATGCGCAGGGCATTTTCGGCCTGCACACAGACGCCTGGTATCCCTTTGAGCCGCAGACTTCGCGCGATCTGGCCGCCCCGCACCTCGACCGGGCACCCTCCTGGGTCACGGTGGATGGGGTCACTTCGGGGCCGGACATGCTTGCGGTACGGACCTCCGACGCACACCGAGTTGTGGCCTGGGTGGCCGACCTGCTCGGGACCGGGCGCAGCGGCTACACGGTCTTCGGCGGCGCCGGCGAGGAGCAAGAGGGTGAGCTGGCAGGCTCTGCGGCCGGAGCGCGGTTCACGGCGTCGTCCCGCGAACTGATCTCCTTGCACCCTCCCTGGAAGGGCGAGCGCAAGGACCCGGCTATCGGCACCGCAAGCGCAGACGGGACCGGGGAAGTGTACGCGGTGCTGCGCGTGACCTTGCCGGAGGATGGGGCCAGCCGATTCCTGAGCGGCGTGTGCCTGGAACCTGGTGCGCTGGGCGAAGGCAAGAGCGACGGGGTGACCTACATCGTCGAAGCGACCTCGGAGGGCAAGACGCTGCGCAGCCAGGTCCACACTGCGCAGGCAACCGCTGTGCCGCTGGAGCTTGATCTTGCGCCCTTCCGAGGCAAGGGGATCCAGCTAAGGCTTACCGTCGATCCGGGACCAGCACGAAACCCAAGCTTCGACTGGGCACGCTGGGAGAGCCCGAGGATCGAAGTGGACCGCACGAAGGCGGGTGACCTGGAGGTCGTCGCGCCACCGAGGCAGGACTGGGTCGCGGCTCTGTCCTCAAGCGGCACCGCCCAACTCAGTACCCTCGAGGCCACGCGGTATCTTGTCCGGGCGCCACTGCCGGGCTCGGTCTACCTGCTCAAGCGAAAGCCGCAGGCGGTGTCCCTGCCTTGCGATCTCACCGGCTGCAGCTTCAGCCTGCTGTTCCTGACGCAGGGAGGGCAGCAGCTCACGGCTCCTCAGTACGCAGCTGGTGCTGTCGGGGAGGCGTCGGTGCTCGGGCTGCAGCGTCGGGGCTTCACTGCGCATCCGCCCAACCGAGGACGCACGCTCATGGAGTTCCCGCTGCAGATGCCCCAGCGACCGGCTCTGTTCCGGGCTGAAGTCGGGCTCCGAGAGGGATCGCTCTCTGACGGCTGCCTCTTCGTGGTGGAGGTGTCGGGGAAGGAAGTCGCCAGGAAGCTGATCGTGCCTGGGCAGTGGGAGACCCTCGAAGCAGACCTGTCCCCGTGGGCGGGCAAGCCGGTGGTGCTCTCCGTGGTCACCGACTCGGACAAGGCCTATGACTTCGACTGGGCGATGTGGGGGAACCCGCGTCTGGAGCCAGAGCCAGAGCCCGCTGCCAACTAG
- a CDS encoding family 10 glycosylhydrolase, translated as MAVALRGSGADPRGNFLQTLFRALTPVWGMALALALPFGSCAAVGSAPVVVVEGDFLGQGGEAMRPRAESAARTMQAALDRAHIGYRLSRDSLVEKEGLPGARVCLLPYNRAVSPGELTKLLEFLRSGGKVICCLVAPPELLKALPVRAGDYLSGSEGTYAHVVASATWLPGLPSTVVSPTSQIRSASAAPSSQVVATWRSAKGQDTGKPAVVVGAGGAFITATLSDSGDRASQAALMRALCGYFVPQVWSECLPATPADLGPLGRYASLDELGARLVDRARDGEDVMRAAAQVGTATNTLALSRRSLALGDITSALRLSGQAREEAQRAYWMSYPSVNGELRGVWATYAAPPDWDTAIRTMREANLNAVFPYIATAGAAWYPSRYVPWVEDRDLLQEAVTAGSKYGVPVHARILGLYAMCAPESFRQSLQAAGRFAITAKGKTTRWLCPTNPQNRQLLVNLATEIVSRYAVSGLQLDYLRYPDEDCCLCPLCRKAFLATLSKPVADLTREVLRKGEVRERWLDWRREQITSLLVEVRSAVRAARPDLPFSAAVFLNWEDHRDGFGQDWKVWIDRGLVDFVCPMSYTPSLSRFEMYTRRQIGWVKGRVPLCQGIGVNADGMTFGGPQSLLDQITLCRSLGIEGWVVFNYDENFATKYLPFLKLGATSSPSNFSLPQSLAAR; from the coding sequence TTGGCCGTCGCGCTTCGGGGGAGTGGCGCTGATCCCCGAGGTAACTTCCTGCAGACCCTCTTCCGTGCCCTAACGCCTGTCTGGGGGATGGCGCTTGCTCTGGCACTGCCCTTTGGCAGTTGCGCTGCCGTGGGCTCCGCTCCTGTGGTGGTTGTTGAGGGCGACTTCCTCGGGCAAGGCGGCGAGGCGATGCGTCCTCGGGCCGAGTCTGCCGCACGCACCATGCAGGCGGCCCTTGACCGGGCGCACATCGGCTACCGCCTTAGCCGTGACTCGCTGGTCGAGAAGGAAGGCCTGCCCGGCGCCCGGGTCTGCCTTCTCCCCTACAACCGCGCGGTCTCACCGGGGGAGTTGACGAAGCTGCTCGAGTTCCTGCGCTCGGGCGGCAAGGTCATCTGCTGCCTGGTCGCTCCGCCGGAGCTGCTCAAAGCGCTGCCCGTACGAGCCGGTGACTACCTGTCCGGCTCCGAGGGCACCTATGCACACGTCGTGGCCTCGGCAACCTGGCTCCCCGGTCTCCCCTCTACCGTCGTATCACCCACCTCACAAATCCGCTCTGCGAGTGCAGCGCCTTCCTCTCAGGTTGTCGCCACCTGGCGTTCCGCGAAGGGTCAGGACACCGGGAAACCGGCCGTGGTGGTCGGTGCCGGCGGTGCCTTCATCACGGCAACCCTCTCGGACAGCGGCGACCGGGCCTCGCAGGCCGCCCTGATGCGGGCGCTCTGCGGTTACTTCGTCCCACAGGTGTGGAGCGAGTGCCTCCCCGCGACACCGGCCGACCTTGGGCCTCTTGGCCGCTACGCCTCCCTTGATGAGTTGGGCGCCCGTCTTGTGGATCGCGCCCGTGATGGCGAGGACGTTATGCGTGCAGCAGCACAGGTCGGCACGGCCACCAACACCCTCGCACTCTCTCGCCGCTCTCTGGCTCTGGGCGACATCACCTCGGCCCTCCGGCTCAGCGGACAGGCCAGGGAGGAAGCGCAGCGCGCCTACTGGATGAGCTACCCTTCGGTCAACGGGGAACTGCGTGGGGTCTGGGCCACCTATGCGGCGCCGCCGGACTGGGACACCGCGATCCGAACCATGCGCGAGGCGAACCTGAATGCGGTGTTCCCCTATATTGCGACGGCGGGAGCTGCCTGGTACCCGAGCCGTTACGTGCCCTGGGTTGAGGACCGCGACCTGCTGCAGGAGGCCGTGACAGCCGGGAGCAAGTACGGGGTGCCGGTGCACGCACGCATTCTCGGCCTGTACGCGATGTGCGCGCCGGAGTCCTTCAGACAGTCGCTGCAGGCAGCCGGGCGATTCGCCATCACCGCCAAAGGCAAGACCACACGTTGGCTCTGCCCCACCAACCCGCAGAACCGGCAGCTTCTGGTCAACCTGGCGACGGAGATCGTCAGCAGGTACGCGGTCAGCGGCCTGCAGCTCGACTACCTGCGCTACCCGGACGAGGATTGCTGTCTGTGTCCCCTTTGCCGGAAGGCTTTCCTCGCGACCCTGAGCAAGCCCGTCGCCGACCTGACCAGGGAGGTGCTGCGAAAGGGCGAGGTCCGCGAGCGCTGGCTCGACTGGCGACGTGAGCAGATCACCAGCCTGCTCGTGGAGGTGCGCAGCGCCGTGCGTGCGGCACGCCCCGACCTCCCCTTCTCAGCCGCCGTGTTCCTCAACTGGGAGGACCACAGGGACGGCTTCGGCCAGGACTGGAAGGTCTGGATCGACCGCGGGCTGGTCGACTTCGTCTGCCCGATGAGCTACACGCCCTCGCTCTCGCGCTTCGAGATGTACACTCGTCGCCAGATCGGCTGGGTGAAGGGGCGCGTGCCGCTGTGCCAGGGCATCGGCGTCAACGCCGACGGGATGACCTTCGGCGGCCCGCAGAGCCTCCTCGACCAGATCACCCTCTGTCGGTCTCTCGGCATCGAGGGCTGGGTGGTCTTCAACTACGACGAGAACTTCGCTACGAAGTACCTACCCTTCCTCAAGCTCGGAGCGACCAGTTCGCCCTCCAACTTCAGCCTCCCGCAATCCCTCGCCGCGCGCTAG
- a CDS encoding ABC transporter ATP-binding protein, translated as MSLFWRFLGFAKPYRFPLITAILMVFITTALSMPMPAISGKLIDQLRPLNVGEWNLKPDAERTLDVERATRYVYMVTGILISLAVLGAVIGFTRSMILLYVGNRIVFDIRSRLFRHIQRLSMRYFERNSSGRIMSRVLYDVDAVQSVLSNGIVDMLTNIVTLLVVVGIVLYYSFRMHSWVLPALALGVLPLYVINFLFMQNRIRQAAAESRDQFSEVYSTLSESIAGIRVIKAFAREHFEARRFVRELRESIHLNMRTGRLRTILGRNAGLLTQAANVGVLFVAGMYVIQNKMTIGEMVAFRSYQTMLYGPVIALVTINDTINWVMAAVERIFETLDTMPDVQDPETKPVRLEEVEGHVEFQHVGFYYEPGEVVLEDVNIVAEPGTVTALVGPSGSGKTTLVHLVPRFYDPTDGKVVLDGHDLRDVLQSTLRRNIGMVLQENFLFQGTLRENIKYGRPEATDEQVVQASIAANCHDFIMEFPDGYETVVGERGTRLSGGQRQRIAIARALLRNPRILILDEATSNLDSESEVLIQDALEKLMKNRTTFIIAHRLSTVTNADQILVLDRGQIVERGTHAELATAGGLYTKLCEVQFKRAQDKVDEHLAKTRKEREKTAAEADPEAAETKGE; from the coding sequence ATGTCACTTTTCTGGCGATTTCTAGGGTTTGCCAAGCCCTATCGGTTCCCGCTGATCACCGCCATCCTGATGGTGTTCATCACCACGGCTCTGTCGATGCCCATGCCTGCGATCAGCGGTAAGCTCATCGACCAACTGCGCCCACTCAATGTCGGTGAGTGGAACCTAAAGCCCGACGCCGAGAGGACCCTCGACGTCGAGCGCGCCACCCGGTACGTGTACATGGTTACCGGGATTCTCATCAGCCTCGCAGTTCTCGGTGCAGTGATTGGCTTCACTCGCTCGATGATCCTGCTGTATGTTGGGAACCGCATCGTCTTTGACATTCGCTCGCGCCTGTTCCGACATATTCAGCGACTGTCGATGCGCTACTTCGAACGCAACTCCAGCGGCCGGATCATGTCGCGGGTCCTCTATGACGTCGACGCGGTCCAGTCGGTGCTCAGTAACGGCATCGTGGACATGCTCACCAACATTGTCACCCTTCTGGTCGTCGTCGGAATCGTCCTCTACTACAGCTTCCGTATGCACTCGTGGGTCTTGCCGGCTCTGGCGCTCGGTGTGCTTCCCCTGTATGTCATCAACTTCCTGTTCATGCAGAACCGCATCCGCCAGGCAGCAGCCGAGTCCCGCGACCAGTTCTCGGAGGTCTACTCGACGCTGTCCGAGTCGATCGCCGGGATCCGCGTCATCAAGGCTTTCGCACGGGAGCACTTCGAGGCCCGGCGCTTTGTCCGTGAGTTGCGCGAGAGCATCCACCTGAACATGCGTACCGGACGGCTGCGGACCATCCTCGGCCGCAACGCCGGTCTGCTCACGCAGGCCGCCAACGTCGGCGTTCTCTTCGTTGCCGGCATGTACGTGATCCAGAACAAGATGACCATCGGCGAGATGGTCGCCTTCCGCTCCTATCAGACGATGCTCTACGGACCCGTCATCGCCCTGGTCACGATCAACGACACCATCAACTGGGTCATGGCTGCCGTCGAGCGCATCTTTGAGACCCTCGATACCATGCCGGATGTCCAGGACCCGGAGACGAAGCCGGTGCGACTGGAGGAAGTCGAGGGCCATGTGGAGTTCCAGCATGTGGGCTTCTACTACGAGCCCGGCGAGGTCGTGCTGGAGGACGTCAACATAGTGGCTGAGCCCGGGACCGTGACGGCTCTCGTCGGTCCCAGCGGCAGCGGCAAGACCACCCTGGTCCATCTGGTTCCCCGTTTCTATGACCCCACGGACGGGAAGGTCGTCCTGGACGGTCACGACCTCAGGGATGTTCTGCAGAGCACGCTACGTCGGAACATCGGGATGGTCCTGCAGGAGAACTTCCTGTTCCAGGGCACCCTGCGTGAGAACATCAAGTACGGTCGCCCCGAGGCGACTGATGAACAGGTCGTTCAGGCCTCCATCGCCGCGAACTGCCACGACTTCATCATGGAGTTTCCCGACGGCTATGAGACCGTCGTCGGCGAACGCGGCACCCGTCTCTCAGGCGGGCAACGCCAGCGCATCGCCATCGCCCGTGCGCTGCTGCGCAACCCACGGATCCTGATCCTTGACGAGGCGACCTCGAATCTGGACTCGGAGTCCGAGGTCCTGATTCAGGACGCCCTCGAGAAGTTGATGAAGAACCGCACCACCTTTATCATCGCCCACCGTCTATCGACGGTCACCAACGCAGACCAGATACTGGTGCTCGACCGCGGCCAGATCGTGGAGCGCGGTACTCACGCCGAACTGGCGACCGCAGGCGGCCTGTACACGAAGCTGTGTGAGGTGCAGTTCAAGCGTGCCCAGGATAAGGTGGATGAGCACCTCGCGAAGACACGCAAGGAGCGCGAGAAGACTGCCGCAGAGGCCGACCCGGAGGCAGCCGAGACCAAGGGGGAGTAG
- a CDS encoding adenylosuccinate synthase, whose amino-acid sequence MSVKVVVGAQWGDEGKGKITDILAEGADVVVRYQGGSNAGHTVVAGGEEFKLHLIPSGILRDKVISVMGDGTVIDPSSLVQEIEGLQARGISCNNLRISGCAHVIMPYHRLLDGLEEESRGVGGIGTTRRGIGPAYTDKTARMPRPIRMWDMLSAEVLRERITAQLAQKNVLLQSLYNQASLTVDEVFEEVWGPAQRIHQYITDTRMILFEQFEAGANILFEGAQGTFLDLDYGTFPFVTSSHPVSGGACLGTGIGPTQIQDVYMVAKAYTTRVGAGAFPTEDKGKDGNEIRERGHEYGTTTGRPRRCGWLDLVVLKTSARINSATGIALTLLDVLDAFEKLPVCVAYEVDGKRYDMVPSDVDLLERVTPVYEERPGWGQNICECETYDALPAAAREYVEYIEKFTGVPVKLIGVGKGREQTILR is encoded by the coding sequence ATGTCTGTCAAGGTGGTCGTGGGTGCGCAGTGGGGTGATGAGGGCAAGGGGAAGATCACGGACATCCTGGCCGAGGGTGCGGACGTCGTCGTGCGCTACCAGGGCGGGAGCAACGCTGGTCATACGGTGGTGGCCGGCGGAGAGGAGTTCAAGCTGCACCTGATCCCGTCTGGGATTCTGCGTGACAAGGTGATCTCGGTCATGGGGGACGGCACCGTCATCGACCCGTCGTCCCTGGTGCAGGAGATCGAGGGGCTTCAGGCGCGCGGCATCTCCTGCAATAACCTGCGGATCAGCGGCTGCGCCCATGTCATCATGCCCTACCACCGCCTGCTCGATGGGCTGGAGGAGGAGTCACGCGGCGTCGGTGGCATCGGTACCACACGTCGGGGAATCGGCCCGGCCTACACGGACAAGACCGCACGTATGCCCAGGCCGATTCGCATGTGGGACATGCTTTCCGCTGAGGTTCTGCGCGAACGAATCACGGCGCAGCTCGCGCAGAAGAACGTGCTGCTGCAGAGCCTGTACAACCAGGCTTCGCTCACGGTGGACGAAGTCTTCGAGGAAGTCTGGGGACCTGCGCAGAGGATCCACCAGTACATCACGGACACTCGGATGATCCTCTTCGAGCAATTTGAAGCCGGGGCCAACATTCTCTTCGAGGGTGCTCAGGGGACCTTCCTGGACCTGGACTACGGGACCTTTCCCTTTGTCACGTCGTCTCATCCGGTCTCCGGCGGCGCCTGCCTGGGCACCGGAATCGGGCCGACGCAGATTCAGGACGTCTACATGGTCGCCAAGGCCTACACCACGCGCGTCGGGGCCGGCGCTTTCCCGACCGAGGACAAGGGCAAAGACGGCAACGAGATCCGTGAGCGCGGGCACGAGTATGGCACCACGACAGGTCGCCCGCGACGCTGCGGATGGCTCGACCTTGTGGTGCTCAAGACCAGTGCGCGAATCAACAGCGCCACGGGAATCGCCCTGACGCTCCTGGACGTGCTGGATGCCTTCGAGAAGCTGCCGGTGTGTGTGGCCTACGAGGTCGACGGCAAGCGCTATGACATGGTGCCCAGCGATGTGGACCTGCTGGAGCGCGTGACGCCCGTCTACGAGGAAAGGCCCGGCTGGGGTCAGAACATCTGCGAATGCGAGACCTACGATGCCCTCCCGGCGGCGGCGCGCGAGTACGTGGAGTACATCGAGAAGTTCACCGGCGTGCCGGTGAAGCTGATCGGAGTGGGGAAGGGACGCGAGCAGACAATCCTGCGATAG
- a CDS encoding Gfo/Idh/MocA family oxidoreductase, translating to MRDNTLQIAQVGYGMFGSDVVAGTMWDLQRSGLSPHLDRIGLDLRAADYAGLKLQMVAIGTRSEQSARRGCALNEQHTGYAPKPYWGEAPWEAIVADHPDLDVLVVATPDHLHTAPILCALKAGVHVIAEKPLCLDLREADEILRLAAERDLIVGVDMHKRYDPDHLKIFRELSPQMGLPIHARGVLEEPLEVSTQIFKWVEQSDPFTYVGVHWVDLFCHYLKLQPLSLFAVGEKQRLRSEFGKNAFDATQVLVTHTNGMAVSYENTWLTPADFEGPVNQESHFVGGLGKIESDSQYRGLRYWIEGKGSRTSNTHFFRWVPRPDGSLGCTGYGKDSLVDCMEKVARCVASGAHAHDLAGTYPDARSLRIPTAIIHAARQVMARNASYWDTGKPPVVTAGFTPQGITLHDPYAGDESIYEGTL from the coding sequence ATGCGCGATAACACCCTTCAGATCGCACAGGTTGGGTATGGCATGTTTGGTAGCGATGTGGTGGCCGGGACGATGTGGGACCTGCAGCGTTCGGGGCTCTCGCCGCACCTCGACCGGATCGGCCTCGACCTGCGCGCCGCTGACTACGCCGGTCTGAAGCTGCAGATGGTTGCGATCGGTACGCGCTCAGAGCAGTCGGCCCGCCGCGGCTGCGCCCTCAACGAGCAGCACACCGGGTATGCCCCGAAGCCCTACTGGGGCGAAGCGCCCTGGGAGGCCATCGTCGCCGATCACCCCGATCTGGATGTACTCGTGGTAGCGACACCCGACCACCTGCACACTGCTCCGATTCTCTGTGCGCTGAAGGCCGGCGTGCACGTCATCGCCGAGAAGCCCCTGTGCCTGGACCTGCGCGAAGCCGACGAGATCCTCCGGCTCGCGGCTGAACGCGACCTGATCGTCGGCGTCGACATGCACAAGCGCTACGACCCCGACCACCTGAAGATTTTCCGTGAGCTGTCTCCGCAGATGGGCCTGCCGATCCACGCCCGAGGCGTCCTGGAGGAGCCACTGGAGGTCTCCACGCAGATCTTCAAATGGGTGGAGCAAAGCGACCCCTTCACCTACGTCGGCGTCCACTGGGTCGACCTGTTCTGCCACTACCTCAAGCTGCAGCCCCTCAGCCTTTTTGCCGTCGGTGAGAAGCAGCGCCTCCGCAGCGAGTTCGGCAAGAACGCCTTCGACGCCACCCAGGTGCTGGTCACCCACACGAACGGCATGGCGGTCAGCTACGAGAACACCTGGCTCACTCCCGCGGATTTCGAGGGACCGGTCAATCAGGAGAGTCACTTCGTGGGTGGCCTGGGCAAGATCGAGTCGGATTCGCAGTACCGGGGGCTGCGCTACTGGATCGAGGGGAAAGGCTCGCGGACCTCAAACACCCACTTCTTCCGCTGGGTGCCGCGGCCTGACGGCTCACTCGGCTGCACGGGGTATGGCAAGGACAGCCTCGTGGACTGCATGGAGAAGGTCGCCCGCTGCGTCGCCAGCGGGGCACATGCACACGACCTTGCGGGCACCTATCCGGACGCGCGGTCCCTGCGCATCCCGACGGCCATCATCCATGCCGCACGGCAGGTGATGGCCCGGAACGCGAGCTACTGGGACACCGGCAAGCCGCCGGTCGTCACGGCGGGCTTCACCCCGCAGGGCATCACGCTGCACGATCCCTACGCAGGCGACGAGAGCATCTATGAGGGCACGCTCTAG